The Elephas maximus indicus isolate mEleMax1 chromosome 11, mEleMax1 primary haplotype, whole genome shotgun sequence genome contains the following window.
CCCAAAGGGAGGAGCTACGTAGCGGAGCTCGTGGTGGGCGGGGCTTGGGAAGGAATAACGGAGGGGCGGGGCGTCCTAAAGGGGTGGGGCTAAGGGGAACGCTCCAAAGGGGTGGGGCTAAGGGGAACGCTCCAAAGGGGTGGGGCTAAGGGGAACGTTCCAAAGGGGTGGGGCTAAGGGGAACGTTCCAAAGGGGTGGGGCTAAGGGGAACGTTCCAAAGGGGTGGGGCTAAGGGGAACGCTCCAAAGGGGTGGGGCTAAGGGGAACGCTCCAAAGGGGTGGGGCCTCAGACTACAAGGCCTGGGGGCGGGGAAAAGAACTCGGAGGGCTTCGAAGGCAGAACCAGGTACGTAAGGGGCCGGGCTCCCGCTGGCTCGCAGGAGGGCGGGGCCTCGAGCCTGGGGGCGGGGCCTAGATCTCGGGGTCCGCCCTCGCTGTCTCGCCCACCTGCCTTCACCCGCACCCCCGTTCTTTTCGGTTATTTTCTGCCACGGCCGTTCCCCGCCCTGCCCTGGGCCCAGGGGGCCGCGGTCTGAACTTTGGTCGGCTGGAGGAGTCGGTGAGTGGGGACCCCCCCGAAGGCGGAGCCGGGGCGGGGCTTGGGAAAGGGGCGGAGCCAGAGCGCTGAGGGTGCCCACAGACCCGGAGAGGGAGCAGAAGTTAGGAGGCCTGAGGGATGCCGCCGTCTAGGAAAAGGGCAGGACGCAAATAATCGACAGAGGGAGAGGGATCGCAGGGAACAGGTGAGGCCTGAGAATGACCAGAATacctggtggagccctggtgagccctggtggcgcagtggttaagagctcggctgctaaccaaaagggtcggcagttggaatccaccagccgctccctatagggcacttctactctgtcttgtaaggtcgctgtgagctggaatcgactcgacggcaactgggtAGAATACCTGGTATTTGTTAGGTAGAGGTGGGGCTGGAGGGGCGTGGAGACCGAGGGGAGGCCGGATTCCCTGACATTCGGGGGCGGGACTACGGAGGGGGGCGGGGCATGGGAGCCTGGAGCCGGGTTAGAGAAACCCAAACTCTCTGTAGGACTGCTAGGCTACTGGACACTACCATCCTGAGTGATGTGGCCTGAGTGACTGGCTGGGAGGCGGGCAAGACCTGAGCCTTGGAGGCTGGAGGCCGCGGGCGTGGCCAAAGTGAGGGACCAGCCAGCGGGGCAGGGATGGGACCTTAGGGTAGGGGTTGGGGCCTCAGTGTCTGAACAGCGACTGTTTGAGGTTGTGGGGAAAAGGGCGTGAGCGTCGAGAGTTAGCGGGACAGGAGTGCGGGACAGCGGCTAAGACTTGAGTGGATCTTGGAGGATAGGAGCTGGGCCGGTGCTTCCGGGTAGGGTCAAGTTCAGCCAGCCTCTAGGGCTCCGCACTGCTTGGGCACACTGACTTGTGAAGTTCTCTGACCACAGTCCCCGAGCCCCGTCAGAAATGGGGAACGTGCAGTCGGAGCCGTCCGCAGGCGGGGGCTCCCGAAAACAGCAGGCCTCGGACCGCGCCTCCGACTCCCGCCGGACGTCCCTGGCGGAGCCCGAGGTGACCCCCTCCTCCCCGGCCATGCGCCTGGCTCGCGGGCTGGGCGTATGGCTTCCTGGCAGCTCCGCACCCCCGGGACTCCTGGTACCCCCGGAGCCCCAGACCTCACCCTCGCCCCTGCCCCTGACCTTAGAACTACCCTCGCCAGTGACGCCCCCTCCAGAGGAGGTGGCTGCAGCCGCGGTCTCCacaccacccccgccccccgtGGGGACTCTGCTGCCCGCGCCGTCTAAGTGGCGAAAACCCACGGGTACTCCAGTGCCCCGGATCCGTGGCCTGCTGGAGGCGAGCCATCGCGGCCAGGGCGACCCTCCGAGCCTCCGCCCCCTGCCGCCGCGGCCCCGGCAACTAACCAAAAAGGATCCCACCCCAGCCCCGAGTGCCCCAGCCCGGTCTCCACCTCCCTTGGAGCCGGGGAAGCCGCCACCACCGCCACCTTCCGACCGGCAGCCCCCTGACCGCGGAATTACTCCCGCTGTTGCCGCACCCGCCGCGACCCCCACAGAAAGCCAAGCCGGCTGCGAGAGCCGGACGGCTGGCGGGGCCCGCGGAGGGGCGCCTCCTGAAGCCGGCGGGGGCGAAATGGCCCGGCCCGTGTCCTCCGAGCCCGGCCTGAGCCTGCTATGTAAAGTCACCTTCAAGTCGGGACCCTCTTTGCCCTTTGCGGCTGCCTCGGGTTCATTAGGGGCCAAAGCCTCTCTCCGGGGCGGCAGAGGGGGAGGACTCTTCTCCGCCACCTCTGGCGCCATCTCTTACGCTGAGGTCCTGAAGCAGGGGCCCCTAGCTCCCAGGGCCGCTCGCCCCTCCGGAGAAGCCCCTCGGGGGTCTCAGGAAGCCGAGGGAGGTGATGGAGACCGCGAGGGGTGTTCCGGTCTGCCTTCAGCGCCTGCGTCCCACGCCCGGGCCCTACCGCCGCCACCTTACACCACCTTCCCGGGCTCCAAACCCAAATTCGACTGGATGAGCCCGCCCGATGGCCCTGAACGCCACTTCCGCTTCAATGGGGCTGGCGGTGGTGTCGGGCCGCTCCGACGGCGCGCGGCAGCGCTCTCGGGGCCCTGGGGctctccgccgccgccgccgccgccgccgctgggGCAGACACACCCAGCTCCCGGGTCCCGGAGGCCCGCACCTGCGCTGCTGGCGCCGCCTATGTTCATCTTCCCAGCGCCCACCAACGGCGAGCCCGGGCGCACCGGGCCTCCCGGACCGCAGGAGTTGCCGCGGCCGCCAGCGCCCACGCCGCCACCCACGCCGCCACCTACGCCGCCGTCCACACCGCAGCCGCCGGCACTCCAGCCAACACCGCTACCTGTGGCGCTCCCGCCCACCCCAGGCCCAGGCCCTGTAGAGTCGGCCACGGCTCCCGCCCAGACCCCTTCTCCGCCCTCGGCTTTGGCCGCCGATCaggctccggctccggctcccgctcccgctcccgctccggctccggccccggccccggctcCGGCTCCGTCTccagccccggccccggccccggccccatCCCCATCCCCGGCTCCAGCTCCCACCGCCGCGGAGCCGTCGTTGCCAGTGCCTGCGCCTGTCAAGGCCCGTACGCGCAGGAACAGGGGCCCCCGCGCAGCCCGGGCTGCGACCCGTGAGGATGGTGCGCCTGGAGACGGTCCTCGTGAGCGCACCGTGGTCAACAGGACTGACGGCGGTGGAGCGGGTGCTGGCGGCGGCGGGGCTCATCCGGCGGGGGCGGCTAATTCGGCCGCTGCGCGCCACTGGCCGCCCTTCCAGGTGCTTAACTCTTGTCCCTGCAAGTGTTACTGCCGCCACCAACCACGCCATCGCCGCCTGCCACGAAACGTGTCTGCCTGGTGAGGGCAAGTGTCCGCGTGAGGGGGGAAGGGGTGCCCCTTGACATCCTAAACCCCAGACCTTCCAGGATAGCGAGCTCCACTCAGCCCTTTGGTGTCCTGACACCGCCTTGACCCTTGACCCTCCCTTGGCTGCATCTCAACCCCAGCTTAGCTCTCCTTCAGGACCAAGAGGGGCCCTGACCCCATGCTGACCCCTGAGGGGGGAGAGGGGACTGGCCTACCCCCTTGTTATCCTGTCCTCCAATCTGACCCTTGGCCTTCCCTTACTCTCTGGAGCCATAAGAGAAAACGACTGGCCCCACCTGACTTGACCCTGTCCCTGATGGCACCAGAAGCTCTTGGGGGAAGGAGGGATGACTGTCTTCCTGGAATCAATGGAAGTGAATGTAGGCCTCCAGCTTTCCCGGGCTCAGGAAACTCGAAGCCCAGCGCCTCAAACTCCTGACTTGTCCCTACAGCCTTTACCAACTTTGACCACCAGAGGGCACTGGTACCCCAGCCCGTGAGTCTTCAGATTCTGGGGAGACACTGCAACCCTCAGGCACTCCACACAGTCTCAGAGAGGTCACCAGGGCCTGACTCTGGCTCCTGTGGACCTTGAATCACTGGGAGACCCTGTGACGTGGACAGCTGGGGCCTCTGGGAACACTTGCTGACCCTCACCCCCACTCCTTCCTAGTAAGATTAAGTGGACACAGCTGTGCCCTGAACTGCCCTTGGGAGGGTCAGAACATGACCTTCAGAAGCGTCTGGATAGACAGAAGTCTAGAGCAGGTGGGGGCACGGCCGCACAGCCAAGCCCTGCTGATTCCACCTTCTCCCTAGGCTGAGCACACCCACCAACCACCTGAGCGAGCCGCCCTGGGTGGCCACCATCAAGCTGGCTGGCTCCCTGGTAGCAGGGCTGGACCACTATGACCTGCAGGCCACCCATTCCAACTGAGTGGCCAGTTCACTGCCCTCCGCTCTCCACTCCCACCAATAAACGGATCCAGATGACTAGCTGCCTGTCAATCACCTGCTGAGGGTTAAGGGGAGGGTGAGGGGTCAGGCAGAGGTCTCCATGAAAGCACCAGGTCCGGGAGAGAGAGGCTGGACCCAGAGCAGCAACTGCCAAGATTCCCTTCATCCGGCATCCAAACTGATGGGCCCGGGCGTATGGTGGTCTCATTCCCCTTAATCCGTGAGCCCCATTTCAGAGCAGACTGGTGCCAAGCTCAGGGGTCCAGCACAAGCCACTCTGGAAAGCGGGCTGGTtccttcccattttacagttggggGAGCTGGCTCTGGAAGACTTTCTTGAAAATTCTACATCCCACAAACGGCTCAGCCAGATTTAGACTTCAGGATTGAAGGCACTCCAGAGAACATGGACACAGCCAACAGAGGCCGGCATGGAAGAGGGGTCCGCAAGTGACTGCACAGGCCCAGGAAGGCGGGGACCAGGCACTTCCAAACTGGTAGCCCACAGATGGATTTCACTGCACATGTCAGATTTCTTCTGAAGCAATCTGGTGCCCTGGCCCGGCATTCCCACAGATGGAACAGTCCCTCTATGGGGACAGGCCTGTGCTCTCCAGCAGGCATCTGTGTTTGGGACCCTGGAGAAGGGTCACCAAATAGAGAGGCTGACCCCCAGGGAGGGCGTTACCTCAGATCCCCATATAAGGACCCCCAAAATTCCAAGTTCTTTAGGGATAAGGACCCCATGGGGGGATCCCCATCCCCTGCCATTCCACCCTGGGGAGACAAGGGCCTAAGAGAGAGACCATCAATCCACCTTtattgaaggaaaccctggacCATAACTGCTTTAAATAACACATGCCTCGCTCTGTGCCGGTGCCCAGTAGGGGCTCAGACGATCATCTCCAACTGCCGGGCATACTCGATGACCTGTTTGGCCAGCTCTGTCGAGGGGATGGTGGTGTCTTCTGGCTTTTGCTGCTGGCTGGCGAAGCTGTAGTGGTTGTTGGGGCCCAGGACCCACCCTCGCTGCGGAATGGAGAGATAAGAGATAGGGAGGTGTGACCACAAAGGCTCCCTCCCACGCCACGGAGCCAGCACCGAGCAGCGTGGGCCCTTGCTTTCCCCACAACCCCACTCTACTCCTGCAGCCCTAGGCAAGTGACTGCACCCCTCTGTGccccagtttctccatctgtgagACAGAAGCCTGGTCACACACCCCTCTCGGGTCTGCTGTGACGATTTAATCGACACCCCTAAAATGCTGAGAGCTGTGCTGGGCCCAGagtaagtgatggagaaacatcaGCTGTTGCCGTCACTAACTCCTCTCCCCCGTCCAGTTTCTCCTCCGCCCTCCTCCCGCTCCGTGGGCCCCAGGCTCACTGCACCCTGTGCGGCAGCATCTCCAGGGGGACTGCTCGACTCAGCCCAGACCGAATGGTGCAAAGTCTTGAGGGAAAAGCTGTGACCCCCAAGGGGTTGTTAAGGACAACAGCCGACATATGCTGACCGTCCACCTCCACCTGGtaccaggcacagtgctaagcTCACCCCACGTGTTAAACTCTAGCCCTATTCAATGGATAGGGAAgctaaagctcagagaggtttgGTGACCTGCCCAAGGCCGCACAGCTGGATTTAAACCTGGGGTGTctagttccagtctctccaggcCGCCCCAAGCAGCTGTTAGTAAAAGTAGCCCTTGGCCCCACGGCCCCTGCCTTGCACCCCAGCCACCTTCTTGGCGTAGTCTGTCATCTTTTTAGGTGTGCTAAAGAAGAGGATTCGCGTGGCCTCAGTGAAGAGGATCTTCTCATAGGCCTTCTCGATGCACCCGGCAATTTCATCCCTGGGGGAAGAGGACGACGTTCTCGTTACTGAGCAGACCACCGCCCAGGACATCTTCCCAGGCTGACAAGTGGGAGCTCTGACCCCTCAGCTCAGCCCCTCTGGCTAGAATCTGCTCCCTGCCCCTGTTTCACTGACCGGGGCACAGAGAGAGGGGTGTCACCTGACCTCAGTTACAAAGCAAGCAAGGTCACAGTGGGACCCACAGCAGATCTGGCTCCCTGGCCCAATCTCAGAACCCAATTCCCAGCCATGAGGATTCTGGGCTGTCTGAAACCCAGTTTTGGGATTCATGTGGGGGGATTTCTTCACATAATAACCACCTTCTTCAAATTGGAGTCGCTGGGTGGCGCTAACGGTTagcacgctcagctgctaacccaaaaattacgaccagaggcaccttggaagaaaggcctggtgctctagtCCCCAAAAcgcaggcactgaaaaccctatggaacacggtTCCACTGACACACGTGCGGCCGCCACGAGGCAGgcggctcaacagcaacgggtttttgtccCTTCAAAGATTCCTGAGGAGGGCTCTTTGCACCCGTCAAGAGGCATCACGACGAAGGCTGAAGCAGAAAAATAGCAAGGGATCAAGTCCTCAAAACGGGGGAATGGCGAGCCTGGAGGAGAACAGTGACGGATGGGGAGGGGTGAGCCCGGTGGGTCGTCTGCCTCTGACACCCGGATCTGTTAAGCCGAGTAATTCGTACATAAACGTTCATTATATCGTTATGCTCACCTTGGAGagctgaaacatttcctaacaaaaAATAACCTAAGCCCACTAAACCACCCCTCCTCGCTCCCACCCCATCGCTGGGCTTGGCTCCGCCACCCGAGGAACAGAAACCCATTTCAATCTGGGGCTCTGCGTGAGCCAGCTCTGCCACCAcgcggacacccttttaactcaaggGACCTGCACACCAAGCCCACTTGCCCATGTGATGTCACTTGTGCCCACAGCACCCTGAGGGGCTGACGGGACTCAGTGGCCTCATGGTAGAGAAAGGGAAAGCGAGGGTCCCAGAGATGAAGTGGCCTGAGGGGAGAGGCTGGAGCAGTTTCTAACAGAGGCAGCATGGTCCCTGTCTGCTGAGTGTGGTCTGGGTTCCGGACCTGTGCCCAGGGCTTTACATGTGTCAGCACAACACAGAGAGCCTGAGCTGAGACGGAGCCATCGGCCACAATCTTGTGATGAGTCCAGATCACAGAAAAGGAGAACTGAGGCGCTAGGAGGATGAGAAATGCATCTAGCCTCCGCAGATCACAAGGAATCAGGATGGGATTCAAAGCCAGGAccgtctgactccagagcccaggaTCTTCCTGAACCCCACTAGGGCTCTGGCTCCCCACGCACCGGATAGTGTCAAGCAGGATGTCGATGAAGAAGGTGTAGCTCTCAGCAGGGATGTTGCCCTTGGCCAGGAACACCTTGTTGTAGCTGCCTTCCATCAGGTACTGCACAGGTCAGGGGTGGAGAGGAGAGCATGAGCACAAGGCAGCACAGGGGGCCCACTCAGGCCTCACTGCACTCCCTGTGTCTCCCACAACCACCACTCTGCCTGCAAGGCCACCCTCAGCCATACAGCCACCTGTGCAGACCGCATCTCCTCTTCCAGGAAGTCCCCATTCCCCAAGCCTGCCCTAGCTGGTTTCTAATTGCCTCACCTAGTCTCTAGTCACAGGAGGGTGACAGGGCTGGATGTGCTCCCGGCTGTTCCTCCACACCTTTGCCCAAGCTGGGCTGCCTGCTGGaactgcccctctcccaccctctccccaCAGCCAAATCCTCCCACGACGCTCGAGCTGTGGGAACTACCTCCCGATCTTAGGTTCTAAGGCTGTTCCCTGGCCCTGCTCACCCTGTTGCAGAAACACTGGCCTCTCCCCTGTCCCTCAGGAGCCCTCCCGGTGCCCATGTGGTTCAGTTCCTCACCCGTCAAGTCTTTCTCAGAGATCGTCTTTTCAGGGAGGCCTGCCCTGACCACCCTACATAACACTTCACCCTTGCCCTGGCTCTCCACATTCCTTCCTGTTTTATTCTTCGCCGTCCACTTATCAGTATCTGGCAGACTACATATACAGGTTGCTTCTTCTTGTTTTCACTGCCTGCTTGCTCACCAGCATACCCTCCCTATGAGATGAGGGATTTTATCCACTTCACAGTTCCCAAGCCTACCACACTGCCTCGCACCTAGCTGGGGCTCTGTATTTGTTAGACAAATGAGCGACTGAGTCCACAGGTTGTAAGATGGCTGAGCCATGCTCACTCCCCAGGACCCCTCTCTGATGCCTGCCTAGCACTGCCCACTTAGGCCAGGCCCTACCCCTCCACAGCCATGGCCTCACCTGTTCCAGAGATACAGGGTGCTTGATGTATACGTTGGTCTGGATGTCCTTGGCAGGCAGCCGTTCCAACTCCGTGTGAAACTCAGCTACCCGGTTCTGGGATAGCAGGAAGAGGAGGTTGAGGCCCAAGAGCTGGTGCATGTAGGCCGACTCAGGGAGCTGCTCCCTGTGGACCGGGGCAGGACAGGCAAGATAAGGAGTGCTTAGCGACCTACCAagccccccaccccaggccccagGGACCACTACGACTGCCCCATGCTGTCTCTGTGCAAGGGTTTCAGGTCCTGGGTTTTCAGATGAAAAACAGAGGTCCAGAGAGACACAAAGAAGGCACTGACGAGTCAAATGGCTCTGAGCAACTGACCTCACTTCGGTATACTGACtcagtctcagcttcctc
Protein-coding sequences here:
- the GGN gene encoding gametogenetin isoform X1 — protein: MGNVQSEPSAGGGSRKQQASDRASDSRRTSLAEPEVTPSSPAMRLARGLGVWLPGSSAPPGLLVPPEPQTSPSPLPLTLELPSPVTPPPEEVAAAAVSTPPPPPVGTLLPAPSKWRKPTGTPVPRIRGLLEASHRGQGDPPSLRPLPPRPRQLTKKDPTPAPSAPARSPPPLEPGKPPPPPPSDRQPPDRGITPAVAAPAATPTESQAGCESRTAGGARGGAPPEAGGGEMARPVSSEPGLSLLCKVTFKSGPSLPFAAASGSLGAKASLRGGRGGGLFSATSGAISYAEVLKQGPLAPRAARPSGEAPRGSQEAEGGDGDREGCSGLPSAPASHARALPPPPYTTFPGSKPKFDWMSPPDGPERHFRFNGAGGGVGPLRRRAAALSGPWGSPPPPPPPPLGQTHPAPGSRRPAPALLAPPMFIFPAPTNGEPGRTGPPGPQELPRPPAPTPPPTPPPTPPSTPQPPALQPTPLPVALPPTPGPGPVESATAPAQTPSPPSALAADQAPAPAPAPAPAPAPAPAPAPAPSPAPAPAPAPSPSPAPAPTAAEPSLPVPAPVKARTRRNRGPRAARAATREDGAPGDGPRERTVVNRTDGGGAGAGGGGAHPAGAANSAAARHWPPFQVLNSCPCKCYCRHQPRHRRLPRNVSAWLSTPTNHLSEPPWVATIKLAGSLVAGLDHYDLQATHSN
- the GGN gene encoding gametogenetin isoform X2; its protein translation is MGNVQSEPSAGGGSRKQQASDRASDSRRTSLAEPEVTPSSPAMRLARGLGVWLPGSSAPPGLLVPPEPQTSPSPLPLTLELPSPVTPPPEEVAAAAVSTPPPPPVGTLLPAPSKWRKPTGTPVPRIRGLLEASHRGQGDPPSLRPLPPRPRQLTKKDPTPAPSAPARSPPPLEPGKPPPPPPSDRQPPDRGITPAVAAPAATPTESQAGCESRTAGGARGGAPPEAGGGEMARPVSSEPGLSLLCKVTFKSGPSLPFAAASGSLGAKASLRGGRGGGLFSATSGAISYAEVLKQGPLAPRAARPSGEAPRGSQEAEGGDGDREGCSGLPSAPASHARALPPPPYTTFPGSKPKFDWMSPPDGPERHFRFNGAGGGVGPLRRRAAALSGPWGSPPPPPPPPLGQTHPAPGSRRPAPALLAPPMFIFPAPTNGEPGRTGPPGPQELPRPPAPTPPPTPPPTPPSTPQPPALQPTPLPVALPPTPGPGPVESATAPAQTPSPPSALAADQAPAPAPAPAPAPAPAPAPAPAPSPAPAPAPAPSPSPAPAPTAAEPSLPVPAPVKARTRRNRGPRAARAATREDGAPGDGPRERTVVNRTDGGGAGAGGGGAHPAGAANSAAARHWPPFQVLNSCPCKCYCRHQPRHRRLPRNVSACLYQL